TTACTCAGGTTGGGAAAAGAATTAATCAGGGAAGCGGAAGAAGATAAACCAAAAATCTTAGCAAACTTCATATCATGAAGGTAGGaccaaagcatatgaaaaaaaagatCAGTTTTTGTACATCTGCTATCACTGGTTGACATTCTTAAAACAATGGAAGGCATGCAATTTTGGAATATCCTAGAAAACTCACTGCTTTACTCTCTAAACACTGTCagtaatttcctttctttcctaaaAATTGTGTTTGAAGCGTTGTTTGAATTTGTTAGGTTTTGTTATATTCTAACAttacttctttttccttcctttaacagaggaagaagaagaacagGTGCCCACTGACGGGGGCACATCAGCAGAAGCAATGCAGGTTCCTTTGGAAGAAGATGATGaaatggaggaggaggaaattATTAATGATGAGAATTTCTTGGGTAAGAGACCATTGGATAGTCCTGAAGCTGAAGAAATGCCTGCCGTGAAGCGACCACGACTATTAAGCACTAAAGGGGACACCCTCGATGTAGTATTATTGGAAGCTCGAGAACCACTCAGCTCAATAAACACTCAAAAGATTCCCCCCATGCTTTCTCCAGTCCATGTACAGGACAACACGGACCTAGCTCCTCCATCACCAGAGCCACCAGTGTTGGCTCCAGTTGCAAAATCTCAAATGCCTACTGCAAAACCTTTAGAAACAAAGTCATTTACACCTAAAACAAAGACTAAGACTAGTTCTCCAGGACAGAAGACTAAATCACCTAAAACTACTCAGTCACCAGCAATGGTCGGAAGTCCTATTCGGTCACCCAAAACTACatccaaagaaaagaaatcacctGGACGTTCTAAAAGCCCCAAAAGCCCCAAGAGTCCCAAGATTATGGCTCATATTTCCCAGGCACCTGTCAGACCTGAAACACCAAATAGGACTCCTTCAGTTACAATAAGTGAGAAAATTAGTAAAGAGACTGTCCAggtaaaacaaatacaaacacCCATGGATCCTGGGAAATTGAACAATGAGAACCAGCCAAAAAGGGCTGTTGTAACCGATAAAACCATTGATGACTCTATTGATGCTGTGATTGCACGAGCTTGTGCTGAACGAGAGCCAGATCCTTTTGAATTTTCTTCTGGATCAGAATCAGAAGGAGACATTTTTACCAGCCCCAAGAGAATTTCAGGTTCAGAGTATACTACTCCAAAAGCTTCTACTTCCTCAAACAATTTCACTAAGTCAGGATCCACTCCTCTGCCTCTGTCAGGAGGAACTTCAAGTTCTGATAATTCATGGACAATGGATGCCTCAATTGATGAGGTTGTGAGAAAAGCAAAACTGGGAGCACCTGCAAATATGCCTCCCAACTTTCCTtatttctcctctccttcagTGTCTCCTCCCACTCCTGAACCTCTCCAGAAGGTGTATGAGGAGAAAACCAAACTGCCTTCATCAGTGGAAGTAAAGAAGAAGTTGAAAAAAGAGCTGaagactaaaatgaaaaagaaagaaaagcagagagatAAGGAGcgggaaaaagacaaaaacaaggaaaaaagcaaagagaaggataaagtgaaagagaaagaaaaggaaatcagcAAGGATACAAAGTATCCATGGAAGGAATTTCTTAAAGATGAGGATTCGGATCCAtataagtttaaaataaaagaatttgaagATGTTGACCCAAAAGTGAGATTGAAAGATGGAATtgtgagaaaggagaaagagaagcatAAAGATAAGaagaaagatagagaaaaaggcaaaaaagataaagataagagagaaaaagaaaaagtgaaagataAAGGTAGAGAGGATAAGATGAAAGCCCTACCAGCTCCTCTGGTATTGCCTCCAAAAGAAATGGCTTTGCCCTTATTCAGTCCTGCCGCAGCTGTGAGGATCCCTTCCATGTTGCCTTCTCTGTCACCAATGCTTCCTGAAAAGTTgtttgaagagaaagagaagcctaaggagaaagaaaggaaaaaagacaaaaaggagaagaagaaaaagaaagagaaggaaaaggaaaaggagaagaaagagaaggaaagggaaaaagagaaaagagaaagagagaagcgagaaaaagaaaaggagaaacacaAGCATGAAAAAGTAAGCAGTTTCTCATTTTCGGCACTATC
Above is a window of Choloepus didactylus isolate mChoDid1 chromosome 8, mChoDid1.pri, whole genome shotgun sequence DNA encoding:
- the TAF3 gene encoding LOW QUALITY PROTEIN: transcription initiation factor TFIID subunit 3 (The sequence of the model RefSeq protein was modified relative to this genomic sequence to represent the inferred CDS: inserted 1 base in 1 codon), with product MCESYSRSLLRVSVAQICQALGWDSVQLSACHLLTDVLQRYLQQLGRGCHRYSELYGRTDPILDDVSEAFQLMGVNLHELEDYIHNIEPVTFPHQIPSFPVSKNNVLQFPQPGSKDAEERKEYIPDYMPPIVSSQEEEEEEQVPTDGGTSAEAMQVPLEEDDEMEEEEIINDENFLGKRPLDSPEAEEMPAVKRPRLLSTKGDTLDVVLLEAREPLSSINTQKIPPMLSPVHVQDNTDLAPPSPEPPVLAPVAKSQMPTAKPLETKSFTPKTKTKTSSPGQKTKSPKTTQSPAMVGSPIRSPKTTSKEKKSPGRSKSPKSPKSPKIMAHISQAPVRPETPNRTPSVTISEKISKETVQVKQIQTPMDPGKLNNENQPKRAVVTDKTIDDSIDAVIARACAEREPDPFEFSSGSESEGDIFTSPKRISGSEYTTPKASTSSNNFTKSGSTPLPLSGGTSSSDNSWTMDASIDEVVRKAKLGAPANMPPNFPYFSSPSVSPPTPEPLQKVYEEKTKLPSSVEVKKKLKKELKTKMKKKEKQRDKEREKDKNKEKSKEKDKVKEKEKEISKDTKYPWKEFLKDEDSDPYKFKIKEFEDVDPKVRLKDGIVRKEKEKHKDKKKDREKGKKDKDKREKEKVKDKGREDKMKALPAPLVLPPKEMALPLFSPAAAVRIPSMLPSLSPMLPEKLFEEKEKPKEKERKKDKKEKKKKKEKEKEKEKKEKEREKEKREREKREKEKEKHKHEKIKVEPVVPAPSPVIPRLTLRVGAGQDKIVISKVVPAPEAKPAPSLNRPKTPPPSPPPCTXPPAQPLPLLAPCSASPALLPSPSPALSVAGSSKTPVRSVVTETVSTYVIRDEWGNQIWICPGCNKPDDGSPMIGCDDCDDWYHWPCVGIMAAPPEEMQWFCPKCANKKKDKKHKKRKHRAH